From one Magnolia sinica isolate HGM2019 chromosome 18, MsV1, whole genome shotgun sequence genomic stretch:
- the LOC131232408 gene encoding blue copper protein 1a-like, whose amino-acid sequence MGSKLVSAILILVVIVPTVALATEHMVGDDSGWTIKFDYEKWAEDKEFRVGDKLVFKYPQGVHNVFKVDGTGFKNCVAPSDNEALSTGNDVITLAAPGKKWYICGVGNHCESGGQKLAINVLAADQKSAANGILTFGYQAITAAGIAFAMWFLV is encoded by the exons ATGGGTTCTAAGCTAGTGTCAGCCATTCTTATACTTGTCGTCATAGTTCCTACAGTTGCTTTGGCAACCGAACACATGGTTGGAGATGACAGTGGTTGGACGATTAAATTCGATTATGAAAAATGGGCCGAGGACAAGGAATTCCGAGTTGGAGATAAACTCG TTTTTAAGTACCCACAGGGAGTTCACAACGTCTTCAAAGTGGACGGTACGGGCTTTAAGAACTGTGTGGCGCCGTCGGATAATGAGGCTTTATCAACTGGAAATGATGTGATCACCCTAGCAGCTCCTGGAAAGAAGTGGTACATATGTGGAGTTGGCAATCACTGCGAGTCCGGGGGACAGAAGCTGGCCATCAACGTCCTAGCCGCAGACCAGAAATCAGCGGCCAACGGGATCCTGACATTTGGATATCAAGCAATCACAGCGGCAGGGATTGCATTCGCAATGTGGTTCCTAGTTTAA